In a genomic window of Alphaproteobacteria bacterium:
- a CDS encoding sel1 repeat family protein: MMKKFLSAVAMTALAASLSVGEAEAKRPPTKEQLEAQKEEQRLEAEQKLKERLIYLNKIANEGDMKAQFDLGRRYNVGDGVPEDFAKAAAWYEKAAAQGSAAAQHNLAVLYDMGQGVARDDKRAAELYEKAATQGSQSAQYNIGLFYDAGRGVATDKAKAVMWFEKAAAQGNAEAQFAAANYYATGVGVKQDIAKAFEFYKKAADQGIAEAQFKVAMAYENGAGVTKDPKQATAWLGNAAEQGHPQAQYMLGKRYETGTAAEQDYELAGEWYKKAAAQGVAGARDDLVKLREFVQGYEAKAKEVQARAEKGDADSQFEMGRLYAKGQGVKQNNGMAAQWYLKAAESGHAEGMYYIATAYDAGRGIAPDVKKAAGWYQKAAEQGVSRAQYVIGQYYATGMAGYEKDFEKAAVWYERAAVQGNNNAQYDLGLLYLNGNGVKKSLIEAYFWFSVAMRGGYDTYGIARNSITGKITSDQLKELRERIENWRPAVRRAQ; encoded by the coding sequence ATGATGAAAAAGTTTTTATCCGCCGTTGCCATGACCGCGCTTGCCGCCTCTCTGAGCGTCGGCGAGGCCGAGGCGAAACGCCCGCCCACCAAGGAACAGCTGGAGGCGCAGAAGGAAGAACAGCGCCTTGAAGCCGAGCAGAAGCTGAAAGAACGGCTGATTTACCTCAACAAGATTGCGAATGAAGGCGACATGAAGGCGCAGTTCGATCTTGGCCGCCGCTATAACGTCGGCGACGGCGTGCCCGAAGACTTCGCCAAGGCCGCCGCATGGTACGAAAAAGCGGCGGCGCAGGGATCGGCGGCGGCGCAGCATAACCTGGCCGTGCTGTATGACATGGGGCAGGGCGTCGCGCGCGACGACAAACGCGCGGCCGAACTGTACGAAAAGGCGGCCACGCAGGGATCGCAATCGGCGCAATATAACATCGGCCTGTTTTACGATGCGGGTCGCGGCGTTGCGACGGACAAGGCCAAGGCCGTCATGTGGTTTGAAAAGGCGGCGGCGCAGGGTAATGCCGAGGCGCAGTTTGCGGCGGCGAATTATTACGCGACCGGCGTGGGCGTGAAGCAGGACATCGCCAAGGCTTTCGAATTTTATAAAAAGGCCGCCGATCAGGGCATCGCGGAGGCGCAGTTCAAAGTCGCCATGGCGTATGAAAACGGCGCCGGCGTGACGAAAGACCCCAAGCAGGCAACCGCATGGCTTGGCAACGCGGCAGAGCAGGGGCATCCGCAGGCGCAGTATATGCTGGGCAAGCGCTATGAAACCGGCACGGCTGCGGAACAGGATTACGAGCTGGCCGGTGAATGGTACAAAAAAGCCGCGGCGCAGGGCGTGGCGGGCGCACGCGATGATCTGGTGAAACTGCGCGAATTCGTGCAGGGCTATGAAGCGAAAGCCAAGGAAGTGCAGGCGCGCGCCGAAAAGGGCGATGCGGATTCACAGTTCGAAATGGGCCGCCTGTATGCCAAGGGGCAGGGCGTGAAGCAGAACAACGGCATGGCCGCGCAATGGTACCTGAAAGCCGCCGAAAGCGGCCATGCGGAAGGCATGTATTACATCGCGACCGCCTATGACGCGGGGCGCGGTATTGCGCCGGATGTCAAAAAAGCGGCGGGATGGTACCAGAAAGCGGCAGAGCAGGGCGTTAGTCGCGCGCAATACGTGATCGGACAGTATTACGCCACTGGCATGGCGGGTTACGAGAAGGACTTTGAAAAAGCGGCGGTCTGGTATGAACGCGCGGCGGTGCAGGGCAACAACAACGCACAATACGACCTTGGCCTGTTGTACCTGAACGGCAACGGCGTGAAAAAAAGCCTGATCGAGGCTTATTTCTGGTTTTCCGTCGCAATGCGCGGCGGCTATGACACCTACGGCATCGCGCGCAATTCGATCACGGGCAAGATCACTTCCGACCAGCTGAAAGAACTGCGGGAGCGGATCGAAAACTGGCGGCCTGCCGTGCGCCGCGCGCAGTAA
- a CDS encoding L,D-transpeptidase family protein yields MYLRSVFAALFTLTMAAPAAYALEPISGDVVGAVISYKAQKNENLSSIAQKFGVGYVELQAANPNVNPNKIKAGTEITVGAMHLIPSEFAREGIVVNLETSRLFYFKDGKEVMTFPVASGKSGWETPTGVTKVYNKRKDPIWTPPPRIRAESPDLPDFIEAGPNNPLGKYAISVGMDGIMFHGTNAPSSVGKKVSHGCMRMYAKDIERLYKAVSIGTPVILMKSSHEIGWQGDTMFLQMAPKVKKAKWEEARYAPNLDLYEKIQKAAGPDTTINWRAVEEAVWRADGIPVAIGTRPAQPPQAAPLPATQPADATTPAQSPAAPQPERRASLEILGSIQ; encoded by the coding sequence ATGTATCTTCGCTCCGTCTTCGCCGCTCTTTTCACCCTCACCATGGCAGCGCCTGCCGCCTACGCATTGGAGCCGATCAGCGGCGACGTTGTGGGCGCGGTGATCAGCTATAAAGCGCAGAAGAACGAGAACCTTTCATCCATCGCCCAGAAATTCGGTGTCGGCTATGTCGAACTGCAGGCCGCAAACCCGAACGTCAACCCGAACAAGATCAAGGCCGGCACGGAAATCACCGTGGGCGCCATGCACCTGATCCCGTCCGAATTCGCGCGCGAAGGCATCGTCGTGAACCTCGAAACCTCGCGCCTGTTTTATTTCAAGGACGGCAAGGAAGTCATGACCTTCCCCGTCGCTTCCGGCAAATCCGGCTGGGAAACGCCGACCGGCGTGACGAAAGTCTATAACAAGCGCAAAGACCCGATCTGGACCCCGCCGCCCCGTATCCGCGCGGAAAGCCCCGACCTGCCCGATTTCATCGAAGCTGGCCCGAACAACCCGCTCGGTAAATACGCGATTTCCGTCGGCATGGACGGCATCATGTTCCACGGCACTAACGCACCGTCGAGCGTCGGCAAGAAAGTCAGCCATGGCTGCATGCGCATGTACGCCAAAGACATCGAGCGACTGTATAAAGCCGTCAGCATCGGCACGCCCGTCATCCTGATGAAATCCAGCCACGAAATCGGCTGGCAGGGCGACACCATGTTCCTGCAGATGGCGCCGAAAGTGAAAAAGGCGAAATGGGAAGAAGCGCGCTATGCGCCCAACCTCGACCTCTACGAAAAAATCCAGAAAGCCGCCGGCCCTGACACCACCATCAACTGGCGCGCGGTCGAGGAAGCGGTGTGGCGCGCGGATGGTATTCCCGTCGCGATCGGCACCCGTCCCGCACAGCCCCCGCAGGCCGCGCCGCTGCCCGCAACCCAACCGGCAGATGCGACCACGCCCGCCCAAAGCCCCGCAGCGCCGCAGCCCGAACGCCGCGCCTCGCTGGAGATTCTGGGCAGCATCCAGTAA